In one Alnus glutinosa chromosome 12, dhAlnGlut1.1, whole genome shotgun sequence genomic region, the following are encoded:
- the LOC133852371 gene encoding monothiol glutaredoxin-S6-like has product MGSVVELVADRPVVIFSRSSCCMSHTVESLLRSFGANPTVYQLDQVSNGRQIEQELRQLGSQQSLPAVFIGQVFIGGNREINSLHLRNELLPLLRRARAIWV; this is encoded by the coding sequence ATGGGTTCTGTGGTAGAGTTGGTAGCTGACAGGCCAGTGGTGATCTTCAGCAGGAGCTCTTGTTGCATGAGCCACACCGTCGAGTCACTGCTACGAAGCTTTGGGGCAAACCCTACAGTCTATCAGCTCGATCAGGTGTCCAATGGACGGCAAATCGAACAGGAGCTGCGGCAGCTGGGAAGCCAACAAAGCCTACCGGCTGTGTTCATAGGCCAAGTGTTCATTGGTGGTAACAGAGAGATCAACAGCCTCCACCTCAGGAACGAGCTACTCCCATTACTGAGAAGGGCCAGAGCTATATGGGTTTAA
- the LOC133851726 gene encoding transcription termination factor MTERF9, chloroplastic-like, with the protein MFALLCSRQVQLLNSRRTQLGVFQQNAFFILKSFTSIAFFESNEKQQEEKHSFTVSYLVNSCGVSPKSAILASKRMNFENTERPDSVLNFLKEKGFSHTQISKVVRAHPRFLLSDPEKTLLPKIEFFRSLGVSSSDLPGILSSNPMLFGRSLKKQLIPCYDFLKSVLLVNKKVLKVLTRSPRAFQHNVTNNMAPNIALLRQLGVPHSAISFLVSNHPCEAFTTHTRFVEAVDEVTEMGFDPLKTVFVHAIQVLLKMSKPKLESKLELYKRWGWSRDMALSAFKRNPICMLLSEEKITKTMDFLVNKMGWLSANIAMNPVVLSFSLEKRIMPRFSVIQILLAKDLVKNDLSLSTILTSNESRFLKKFVIKFEEDIPQLFNVYQDKKDGSSGGRESIREEGSSWILLKAVWRVS; encoded by the exons ATGTTTGCTCTTCTCTGTTCAAGACAGGTTCAATTACTCAATAGTAGGAGGACCCAACTGGGGGTTTTTCAGCAAAATGCTTTCTTTATTCTAAAATCATTCACATCGATAGCATTTTTTGAATCtaatgaaaaacaacaagaagaaaaacattCTTTTACGGTGTCTTACCTCGTAAACTCATGTGGGGTGTCCCCAAAATCTGCTATTTTAGCATCCAAGAGGATGAACTTTGAGAACACAGAGAGACCAGACTCGGTGCTTAATTTTCTCAAAGAGAAGGGATTCTCGCATACCCAGATCTCTAAAGTTGTCAGGGCACACCCACGGTTTCTTTTATCTGATCCTGAGAAGACCCTTTTGCCCAAGATTGAGTTTTTCCGTTCTTTGGGGGTTTCGAGCTCTGACCTCCCTGGGATCCTCTCTTCAAACCCAATGCTGTTCGGAAGAAGCTTAAAGAAACAACTAATCCCCTGCTATGATTTCCTCAAGAGTGTGCTTCTTGTCAACAAGAAAGTTCTTAAAGTTTTGACGCGCTCACCACGGGCTTTTCAACATAATGTGACAAATAATATGGCTCCTAACATTGCACTTTTGAGACAACTTGGAGTGCCTCATTCTGCCATTTCTTTCTTGGTAAGTAATCATCCTTGTGAAGCGTTCACTACGCATACTAGGTTTGTTGAGGCTGTCGACGAGGTTACGGAAATGGGATTCGATCCCTTGAAAACGGTGTTTGTCCATGCAATCCAAGTGTTATTGAAGATGAGCAAACCGAAGTTGGAGTCAAAGTTGGAGCTCTATAAGAGGTGGGGTTGGTCAAGGGACATGGCCCTCTCAGCATTTAAAAGGAATCCAATTTGTATGCTTTTATCAGAAGAGAAGATCACAAAAACTATGGACTTCCTTGTGAACAAAATGGGTTGGCTATCTGCTAATATTGCTATGAATCCTGTAGTTCTATCATTCAGCTTGGAGAAGAGGATAATGCCTAGGTTTTCAGTTATTCAGATTTTACTTGCCAAGGATTTAGTCAAGAATGATTTGTCTTTGTCGACTATCTTAACGTCTAATGAGAGCaggtttttgaaaaagtttgtGATCAAATTTGAGGAGGATATTCCTCAATTGTTTAATGTGTATCAGGATAAGAAGGATGGATCTTCTGGAGGTAGGGAGTCTATCAGAGAAG AAGGGTCTTCTTGGATTCTGCTAAAAGCCGTTTGGAGAGTTTCCTAA
- the LOC133851727 gene encoding uncharacterized protein LOC133851727 isoform X2 encodes MFALLCSRQLLLTKSRRSELALFQQNAFFILKSFTSIGLLESNEPQQEEKHSFRMSYLINSCGLSPKSATLASQKMNFVNPEKPDSVLNLLKENGFTNTQISKLVRTHPLLLLYDPEKTLLPKIEFFLSLGVSSSDLAGILSSTPFLFTRSLKKHLIPCYDFLKSVLLVEEKVLTTLKRSPRAFLYNVTNNMAPNIALLRQLGVPQSYISFLVINYSSQAFTTHTRFVEAVHQVMEMGFNPLKMVFVHAIQVLLKMSKPKLESKLELYKRWGWSKDMALLAFKRNPICMLLSEETITKAMDFLVNEMGWPSANIAMNPAVLLFSLEKRIMPRFSVIQILVAKDLIKNELSLSTILIPKERRFLEKFVIKFQNDIPQLLNVYQGKMDLLEVGSRSEKVV; translated from the exons ATGTTTGCTCTTCTCTGTTCAAGACAGCTTCTCTTAACCAAAAGTAGGAGGTCCGAACTTGCGCTTTTTCAGCAAAATGCTTTCTTTATTCTAAAATCATTCACATCTATAGGATTATTGGAATCTAATGAACcacaacaagaagaaaaacattCTTTTAGAATGTCTTACCTCATAAACTCATGCGGGTTGTCCCCAAAATCTGCTACTTTAGCATCCCAGAAAATGAACTTCGTGAACCCAGAGAAACCAGACTCAGTGCTTAATCTTCTCAAAGAGAATGGATTCACCAATACCCAGATCTCCAAACTTGTCAGGACACATCCACTGTTGCTTTTATATGATCCTGAGAAGACCCTTTTGCCCAAGATTgagtttttcctttctttggGGGTTTCGAGCTCTGACCTCGCTGGGATCCTCTCTTCAACCCCATTTTTGTTCACGAGAAGCTTAAAGAAACACCTAATCCCCTGCTATGATTTCCTCAAGAGTGTACTTCTAGTCGAGGAGAAAGTCCTTACAACTTTGAAGCGCTCACCACGGGCTTTTCTATATAATGTGACAAATAATATGGCTCCAAACATTGCACTTTTGAGACAACTTGGAGTGCCTCAATCTTACATTTCTTTCTTGGTAATTAATTATTCCTCTCAAGCGTTCACTACGCATACTAGGTTTGTTGAGGCTGTCCACCAGGTTATGGAAATGGGATTCAATCCCTTGAAAATGGTCTTTGTCCATGCAATCCAAGTGTTATTGAAGATGAGCAAACCGAAGTTGGAGTCAAAGTTGGAGCTCTATAAGAGGTGGGGTTGGTCAAAGGACATGGCCCTCTTAGCATTTAAAAGGAATCCAATTTGTATGCTTTTATCGGAAGAGACGATCACGAAAGCTATGGACTTCCTTGTGAACGAAATGGGTTGGCCATCTGCTAATATTGCTATGAATCCTGCAGTTCTATTATTCAGCTTGGAGAAGAGGATAATGCCTAGGTTTTCAGTTATTCAGATTTTAGTAGCCAAGGATTTGATCAAGAATGAGTTGTCCTTGTCGACTATCTTAATACCTAAAGAGAGGAGGTTTTTGGAAAAGTTTGTGATCAAATTTCAGAACGATATTCCTCAATTGTTGAATGTATATCAGGGTAAGATGGATCTTCTGGAGGTAGGGAGTCGATCAGAGAAG GTTGTATAA
- the LOC133851727 gene encoding uncharacterized protein LOC133851727 isoform X1, with protein MFALLCSRQLLLTKSRRSELALFQQNAFFILKSFTSIGLLESNEPQQEEKHSFRMSYLINSCGLSPKSATLASQKMNFVNPEKPDSVLNLLKENGFTNTQISKLVRTHPLLLLYDPEKTLLPKIEFFLSLGVSSSDLAGILSSTPFLFTRSLKKHLIPCYDFLKSVLLVEEKVLTTLKRSPRAFLYNVTNNMAPNIALLRQLGVPQSYISFLVINYSSQAFTTHTRFVEAVHQVMEMGFNPLKMVFVHAIQVLLKMSKPKLESKLELYKRWGWSKDMALLAFKRNPICMLLSEETITKAMDFLVNEMGWPSANIAMNPAVLLFSLEKRIMPRFSVIQILVAKDLIKNELSLSTILIPKERRFLEKFVIKFQNDIPQLLNVYQGKMDLLEVGSRSEKKSPRQQQFIERLVS; from the exons ATGTTTGCTCTTCTCTGTTCAAGACAGCTTCTCTTAACCAAAAGTAGGAGGTCCGAACTTGCGCTTTTTCAGCAAAATGCTTTCTTTATTCTAAAATCATTCACATCTATAGGATTATTGGAATCTAATGAACcacaacaagaagaaaaacattCTTTTAGAATGTCTTACCTCATAAACTCATGCGGGTTGTCCCCAAAATCTGCTACTTTAGCATCCCAGAAAATGAACTTCGTGAACCCAGAGAAACCAGACTCAGTGCTTAATCTTCTCAAAGAGAATGGATTCACCAATACCCAGATCTCCAAACTTGTCAGGACACATCCACTGTTGCTTTTATATGATCCTGAGAAGACCCTTTTGCCCAAGATTgagtttttcctttctttggGGGTTTCGAGCTCTGACCTCGCTGGGATCCTCTCTTCAACCCCATTTTTGTTCACGAGAAGCTTAAAGAAACACCTAATCCCCTGCTATGATTTCCTCAAGAGTGTACTTCTAGTCGAGGAGAAAGTCCTTACAACTTTGAAGCGCTCACCACGGGCTTTTCTATATAATGTGACAAATAATATGGCTCCAAACATTGCACTTTTGAGACAACTTGGAGTGCCTCAATCTTACATTTCTTTCTTGGTAATTAATTATTCCTCTCAAGCGTTCACTACGCATACTAGGTTTGTTGAGGCTGTCCACCAGGTTATGGAAATGGGATTCAATCCCTTGAAAATGGTCTTTGTCCATGCAATCCAAGTGTTATTGAAGATGAGCAAACCGAAGTTGGAGTCAAAGTTGGAGCTCTATAAGAGGTGGGGTTGGTCAAAGGACATGGCCCTCTTAGCATTTAAAAGGAATCCAATTTGTATGCTTTTATCGGAAGAGACGATCACGAAAGCTATGGACTTCCTTGTGAACGAAATGGGTTGGCCATCTGCTAATATTGCTATGAATCCTGCAGTTCTATTATTCAGCTTGGAGAAGAGGATAATGCCTAGGTTTTCAGTTATTCAGATTTTAGTAGCCAAGGATTTGATCAAGAATGAGTTGTCCTTGTCGACTATCTTAATACCTAAAGAGAGGAGGTTTTTGGAAAAGTTTGTGATCAAATTTCAGAACGATATTCCTCAATTGTTGAATGTATATCAGGGTAAGATGGATCTTCTGGAGGTAGGGAGTCGATCAGAGAAG AAATCTCCAAGACAGCAACAATTTATAGAGAGACTGGTTTCATGA